A window of the Burkholderia sp. 9120 genome harbors these coding sequences:
- a CDS encoding four-carbon acid sugar kinase family protein, with protein sequence MSDLPRNDGPDYAFYGDDFTGATDTLAHLARAGLRTMLFFEPPDAARLSTLGPLDALGVAGAARTMAPSAQQRELARVGAAFASLGVRVMHYKVCSTFDSAPQTGSIGVAVRTLREHCANELVAVVGGQPDLRRYCVFGELFAAAGADDARQAVYRIDRHPTMSRHPVTPMHEADLRVHLQRQGLENVQSIDWRSYAAGAAALESDVRRRLDSKPDAVLFDVLDESHLQAIGDLISRYAATSAPLLAVGASSVAQAYALARGDACRSATASEPVGLARARGPVFVLAGSLSPLTELQIEAARSYLRVELDPLQMTGDAAAAYLATRVEAIASSLRNGRNVLAFTKRRAVRAADRETTVNADANITTSAEGALPQLADACAALLQQVLNAVPLQRVGIAGGDTSSFAVRALGAWGLSYLAPLSAGVTVCRLHADRAELDGMEIMLKGGQMGGADLFEQLLNGDEAQDA encoded by the coding sequence ATGAGCGACTTGCCGCGCAACGATGGCCCGGACTACGCGTTTTACGGCGACGATTTCACCGGCGCGACCGACACGCTCGCGCATCTCGCCCGCGCCGGTTTGCGCACGATGCTGTTTTTCGAGCCGCCGGATGCCGCGCGTCTGTCGACGCTGGGCCCGCTCGACGCGCTCGGTGTCGCGGGCGCGGCGCGGACCATGGCGCCCTCCGCGCAGCAACGTGAACTCGCCCGTGTCGGTGCGGCATTCGCGAGCCTTGGCGTGCGCGTGATGCACTACAAGGTGTGCTCGACCTTCGATAGCGCGCCGCAGACTGGCAGCATCGGCGTGGCGGTTCGCACGCTCCGCGAGCACTGCGCGAACGAACTGGTCGCGGTGGTCGGCGGACAGCCGGATTTGCGGCGCTATTGCGTGTTTGGCGAGTTATTCGCGGCGGCCGGCGCCGACGATGCGCGGCAAGCGGTCTACCGGATAGACCGTCATCCGACCATGAGCCGACATCCTGTGACGCCGATGCACGAAGCGGATTTGCGCGTGCATCTACAGCGACAAGGATTGGAAAATGTGCAATCGATCGATTGGCGGAGTTACGCGGCGGGCGCTGCTGCGTTGGAATCCGATGTGCGGCGTCGGCTCGATTCAAAGCCGGACGCCGTGCTGTTCGACGTGCTCGACGAGTCGCATCTGCAAGCGATTGGCGATCTGATCTCGCGTTACGCCGCGACGTCGGCGCCGCTGCTGGCGGTCGGCGCGAGCAGTGTCGCGCAGGCGTATGCGTTGGCGCGCGGTGACGCGTGTCGGTCCGCAACGGCAAGCGAACCCGTCGGGCTGGCGCGCGCGCGTGGTCCCGTGTTCGTGCTGGCGGGCAGTTTGTCGCCGTTGACCGAGTTACAGATCGAGGCGGCGCGATCTTATTTGCGTGTCGAGTTGGACCCATTACAAATGACCGGCGACGCTGCCGCCGCATATCTCGCGACACGTGTGGAAGCGATAGCCAGTTCGTTGCGCAATGGTCGTAATGTGCTCGCCTTCACGAAGCGGCGAGCGGTGCGCGCGGCGGATCGCGAGACGACGGTGAATGCCGATGCGAATATAACCACATCTGCCGAAGGCGCACTCCCACAACTCGCCGATGCCTGCGCGGCACTGCTGCAACAAGTACTCAACGCCGTGCCTTTGCAGCGCGTGGGCATCGCCGGCGGCGACACGTCGAGCTTCGCCGTGCGTGCACTCGGCGCATGGGGTTTATCGTATCTCGCGCCCTTGTCGGCCGGTGTCACGGTGTGCCGTCTGCATGCCGATCGTGCGGAACTCGACGGCATGGAGATCATGCTCAAAGGCGGTCAGATGGGCGGCGCGGATCTGTTCGAACAACTGCTCAACGGCGACGAAGCACAAGACGCGTAA
- a CDS encoding ribulose-bisphosphate carboxylase large subunit family protein: MNAAPQRQTGDDVLEADYLIETPLDPARVADVMAGEQSSGTFVRVANESDALRARSRATVLRIEELDAAQQPSLPNAWLARQRINGPWRRARVTLSFPLANIDANLPTLAATVAGNLYDLGEVTGMRLLSLRLPAAYRARFEMPRHGVKGTRALTEVRDRPLIGTIVKPNVGLSAAETAALVRELCEAGVDFIKDDEVCANPLHAPLAERVRAVMAEVRGYRERSGRPVMVAFNITDDLDAMRRHADLVEQEGGSCVMASINWCGFSAIQTLRRATPLVLHAHRNGYGMMSRDPALGMSFQAYQTLWRLTGVDHMHVHGLAGKFAQSDAEVIESARDCATPLASGYDDVVLPAFSSGQWAGTAQATFDAVRSTDLLFMSGGGILAHPDGPAAGVTSVRQAWAAVQAGTPLPVYAEHMPELRRALQFFGGRA, translated from the coding sequence ATGAACGCCGCGCCGCAACGGCAGACCGGCGACGATGTACTCGAAGCCGACTATCTGATCGAGACGCCGCTCGATCCCGCGCGCGTCGCCGACGTGATGGCCGGCGAGCAGTCGAGCGGCACCTTCGTGCGCGTGGCCAATGAATCCGACGCGCTGCGCGCGCGCAGTCGCGCGACCGTGCTGCGCATCGAAGAACTCGACGCCGCTCAGCAACCCAGCTTGCCGAATGCCTGGCTCGCGCGCCAGCGCATCAACGGACCGTGGCGGCGCGCGCGCGTCACGCTGTCGTTCCCGCTGGCCAACATCGACGCGAATTTGCCGACGCTGGCCGCGACCGTCGCCGGCAATCTATACGACCTCGGCGAAGTGACCGGCATGCGCCTGTTGTCGCTGCGTTTGCCGGCCGCCTATCGCGCGCGTTTTGAAATGCCGCGGCATGGCGTGAAGGGCACGCGCGCGCTGACCGAGGTGCGCGACCGACCGCTGATCGGCACGATCGTCAAACCGAACGTTGGCCTGAGCGCAGCGGAAACGGCGGCGCTGGTGCGCGAGCTTTGCGAAGCAGGCGTCGATTTCATCAAGGACGACGAGGTGTGCGCGAACCCGCTGCACGCGCCGCTCGCGGAGCGCGTGCGGGCGGTGATGGCCGAAGTGCGCGGCTATCGCGAGCGCAGCGGCCGGCCGGTCATGGTCGCGTTCAATATCACCGACGACCTCGACGCCATGCGCCGTCACGCCGATCTGGTCGAACAGGAAGGCGGCAGTTGCGTGATGGCGAGCATCAACTGGTGCGGCTTTTCGGCAATCCAGACGCTGCGCCGCGCCACGCCGCTGGTGCTTCACGCGCATCGCAACGGCTACGGCATGATGTCGCGCGATCCGGCGCTCGGCATGTCGTTTCAGGCGTATCAAACCTTGTGGCGTTTGACGGGCGTCGATCACATGCACGTGCACGGCCTGGCCGGCAAATTCGCGCAGAGCGATGCCGAGGTGATCGAGTCGGCACGCGACTGCGCGACGCCGCTCGCGTCCGGCTACGACGACGTGGTGCTGCCGGCGTTTTCATCGGGCCAATGGGCGGGCACCGCGCAGGCGACCTTTGACGCGGTGCGTTCCACCGACCTGCTGTTCATGTCGGGCGGCGGCATTCTCGCGCATCCGGATGGCCCCGCTGCGGGCGTAACGAGCGTGCGCCAGGCGTGGGCCGCAGTGCAGGCGGGCACGCCGTTGCCGGTGTACGCGGAACACATGCCGGAACTGCGACGCGCGTTGCAGTTTTTCGGCGGTCGCGCGTGA
- a CDS encoding VOC family protein, whose amino-acid sequence MSRFFGEIRQAGYVVRDIEAAMDYWSRVLGVGPWFYNERVPIENYTYRGQSYEVHNSVALANSGPLQVELIQTRNDAPSMYRDFLTAGHTGLQHNAYWTTSFDADLARLQEQGFKVAMSGEVGRNGRFVYFDTENHPGTVIELSEIAGPKGKLFDMIYAASRDWDGSDPVRRFPDLGTL is encoded by the coding sequence ATGAGTCGTTTCTTTGGCGAAATTCGTCAGGCGGGATATGTGGTCCGCGATATCGAAGCCGCAATGGACTACTGGAGCCGCGTGCTCGGCGTTGGCCCGTGGTTCTACAACGAACGCGTGCCCATCGAAAACTACACGTATCGCGGCCAATCTTATGAGGTGCATAACTCCGTCGCGTTGGCGAACTCGGGACCGTTGCAGGTCGAATTGATCCAGACACGTAACGACGCGCCGTCGATGTATCGCGACTTTCTCACCGCCGGTCATACGGGCTTGCAGCACAACGCGTATTGGACCACCTCGTTCGACGCGGATCTCGCCCGTCTGCAGGAGCAGGGTTTCAAGGTCGCGATGAGCGGGGAAGTGGGGCGCAACGGCCGGTTCGTTTACTTCGACACGGAAAACCATCCGGGCACCGTGATCGAACTGTCGGAGATCGCCGGGCCGAAAGGCAAACTGTTCGACATGATCTATGCGGCGTCCCGTGACTGGGACGGCAGCGATCCGGTACGCCGTTTTCCCGATCTGGGCACGCTATGA
- a CDS encoding TRAP transporter large permease subunit, translated as MSNHALNPVEAHVPLHAASAPRRWLRSFDRGLIALVEVCAAALLAMEIVVMLAGVVWRYVLHQPLVWSDELAGILFLWLAMLGAVLALRRGEHMRMTALVSRLSPSRRAFVDTLAIAASVALLALLIAPAYDYASGEAAIVTPALQISNAWRALALPIGAALMLLVGMLRLAQVSRMRDILIVLVIAAVLGAVAVFAGPWFQTLGKTNLVIFFVGVVAVGIFSGVPIGFSFALATFGYLGLSTFTPLEVMVGRMDEGMSHLVLLAVPLFVFLGLLIEMTGMARAMIEFLASLVGHVHGGLSFVLIGAMYLVSGISGSKVADMAAIAPVLFPEMKKRGASEGDLVALLATTGAQSETIPPSIVLITIGSVTGLSISALFTAGMLPGAVLALILCAVVWWRYRKEDLSGAQRFTRAQIGRLFLVSLPALALPFVIRMAVVEGIATATEVSTIGIAYSMLVGVLIYRRFEWRRLGRMLVDAATLSGAILFIIGCATAMAWALTQSGFSQDLAQWMGAMPGGAYGFLAVSIVVFVMLGSVLEGIPAIVLFGPLLFPIARLAGVNEVHYAIVVILSMGVGLFSPPFGVGYYSACAISKVNPDAGMGPIAGYMGALIVGLILVAAIPWISIGFL; from the coding sequence ATGTCGAATCACGCGTTGAACCCAGTGGAAGCGCACGTGCCGTTGCACGCGGCGAGCGCGCCGCGCCGCTGGCTGCGAAGCTTCGATCGCGGTTTGATCGCGCTCGTCGAAGTCTGTGCGGCCGCGCTGCTGGCGATGGAAATCGTCGTCATGCTCGCGGGCGTGGTGTGGCGCTACGTGCTGCATCAGCCGCTGGTCTGGTCGGACGAACTCGCGGGCATCCTGTTTTTGTGGCTCGCCATGCTCGGCGCCGTGCTGGCGTTGCGACGCGGCGAACATATGCGGATGACGGCGCTGGTCAGCCGTTTGTCGCCGTCGCGGCGCGCGTTCGTCGATACGCTGGCGATCGCGGCGTCGGTTGCGTTGCTGGCGCTACTGATCGCACCGGCCTATGACTACGCGTCCGGCGAGGCCGCGATCGTGACGCCCGCCTTGCAGATCAGCAACGCGTGGCGCGCGCTCGCGTTGCCCATCGGCGCGGCGCTCATGCTGCTGGTCGGCATGCTTCGTCTCGCGCAGGTGAGCCGGATGCGCGACATACTTATCGTGCTCGTCATCGCGGCGGTGCTTGGCGCGGTGGCGGTGTTCGCCGGCCCATGGTTCCAGACCCTGGGCAAGACCAACCTCGTGATCTTTTTCGTCGGCGTCGTGGCGGTCGGGATTTTCTCGGGCGTGCCGATCGGGTTCTCCTTCGCGCTTGCCACCTTCGGCTATCTCGGTCTCTCGACCTTTACGCCGCTCGAAGTGATGGTCGGTCGCATGGACGAGGGCATGTCGCATCTCGTGTTGCTGGCGGTGCCGCTGTTTGTGTTTCTCGGCCTGCTGATCGAAATGACCGGCATGGCGCGCGCGATGATCGAATTCCTCGCGAGCCTCGTCGGTCATGTACATGGCGGGTTGTCGTTCGTGCTGATCGGCGCGATGTATCTGGTGTCCGGCATCTCCGGTTCGAAAGTGGCGGACATGGCGGCGATTGCGCCGGTGCTGTTCCCCGAGATGAAAAAACGCGGTGCCTCCGAAGGCGATCTGGTCGCGCTGCTCGCTACGACCGGCGCGCAAAGCGAAACCATTCCACCCAGCATCGTGCTGATCACGATCGGCTCGGTCACCGGCTTGTCGATCTCCGCGTTGTTCACGGCGGGCATGCTGCCGGGCGCGGTGCTCGCGCTGATTCTGTGCGCCGTGGTGTGGTGGCGTTACCGCAAGGAAGATCTGAGTGGTGCGCAGCGGTTCACGCGGGCGCAGATCGGGCGGCTGTTCCTCGTGTCGTTGCCGGCGCTGGCCTTGCCGTTCGTGATTCGCATGGCGGTGGTGGAGGGCATCGCGACCGCAACCGAGGTGTCCACCATCGGCATTGCCTATTCGATGCTGGTCGGCGTGCTGATCTATCGCCGGTTCGAATGGCGGCGGCTCGGCCGCATGCTGGTGGACGCCGCCACTTTGTCGGGGGCGATTCTTTTTATCATCGGATGCGCGACCGCCATGGCGTGGGCACTCACGCAATCCGGCTTTTCGCAGGACCTCGCGCAATGGATGGGCGCCATGCCCGGCGGCGCGTATGGTTTTCTCGCGGTGTCGATCGTCGTGTTCGTGATGCTCGGCAGTGTGCTCGAAGGGATACCCGCCATTGTGCTGTTCGGGCCGCTGCTGTTTCCGATCGCGCGGCTCGCCGGGGTCAATGAGGTGCACTACGCGATCGTCGTGATTCTCTCGATGGGCGTGGGCCTGTTTTCACCGCCGTTCGGCGTCGGTTATTACTCGGCGTGCGCAATCAGCAAGGTCAATCCCGACGCGGGCATGGGTCCGATCGCCGGCTATATGGGCGCACTGATCGTCGGGTTGATTCTGGTCGCGGCGATTCCCTGGATATCGATCGGGTTTCTCTAA
- a CDS encoding TRAP transporter substrate-binding protein: MTNLARRTVLRAAAALPLASALGFPAIVRAASGPEFVFKYGNNLPLAHPLNVRSQEAANQIREASKGRMEIRIFPNNQLGGDTDMLAQVRSGGIEMFTPSALVVSTLAPSVAINAVGFAFSDYNQVWSAMDGKLGAYVRAAMQKAGLESFEKMWDNGFRQTTTSTGPITSAQNMHGLKIRVPVSPLSIDMFKGLGASPTSLQFSEVYSSLQTHIVDAQENPLPIVQVAKLYEVQKYCSLTNHMWDGYWFVLNPRAWQRLPKDLQGIASDAFNQSALRQREDVRKLNDAAVADLQSKGLAINRPAPDTFRAALRQAGFYAEWKGKFGDQAWDLLEQSVGKLA; encoded by the coding sequence ATGACCAACCTCGCGAGACGCACCGTACTGCGCGCCGCAGCTGCCTTACCGCTAGCCAGCGCGCTGGGTTTTCCGGCGATCGTGCGCGCGGCGTCCGGCCCGGAGTTCGTGTTCAAGTACGGCAACAATCTGCCGCTCGCGCATCCGCTGAACGTGCGCTCGCAGGAGGCCGCTAACCAGATCCGCGAGGCGTCGAAGGGGCGCATGGAGATCCGGATATTCCCTAACAACCAGTTGGGCGGCGACACCGACATGCTCGCGCAAGTGCGCAGCGGCGGCATCGAAATGTTCACGCCGTCGGCGCTGGTGGTGTCGACGCTCGCGCCGTCCGTCGCGATCAATGCCGTCGGCTTTGCCTTCAGCGACTACAACCAGGTGTGGAGCGCGATGGACGGCAAGCTCGGCGCGTACGTGCGCGCGGCGATGCAGAAGGCCGGCCTCGAGTCGTTCGAAAAGATGTGGGACAACGGCTTTCGTCAGACGACCACGAGCACCGGGCCGATCACGAGCGCGCAGAACATGCACGGTCTGAAGATCCGCGTGCCGGTGAGTCCGCTCAGTATCGACATGTTCAAGGGTCTCGGCGCGTCGCCCACCAGCCTGCAATTCAGCGAAGTCTATTCGTCGCTGCAAACGCATATCGTCGATGCGCAGGAAAACCCGCTGCCGATCGTGCAAGTGGCGAAACTCTACGAAGTGCAGAAGTACTGTTCGCTGACCAATCACATGTGGGACGGCTACTGGTTCGTGCTGAATCCGCGCGCGTGGCAACGCTTGCCGAAAGACCTGCAAGGCATTGCGAGCGACGCGTTCAATCAGTCGGCGCTGCGGCAGCGCGAGGACGTGCGCAAGCTCAACGACGCGGCCGTCGCGGATCTGCAAAGCAAGGGTCTCGCGATCAATCGTCCGGCGCCGGATACGTTTCGTGCCGCTTTGCGCCAGGCGGGTTTTTACGCCGAATGGAAAGGCAAATTCGGCGATCAGGCGTGGGACCTGCTCGAACAATCGGTCGGCAAGCTGGCCTGA
- a CDS encoding LacI family DNA-binding transcriptional regulator, whose product MSEPLPGADANLAARARIPDIARAAGVSTATVDRVLNGRENVRAVTAQRVLQAAAQLGYLLTPNAPAVTASKPMRIAFLLPAGTNRYLHMLGDYIDFAHDQWNALDMKCRVHYVESFNPKELADRLLHYGQRADGVVFMALEHPQVRDAVNALADQGVPAITLISDLSNARRLAYVGIDNRSAGRTAALLLGRFMGPRPSGKIAMLAGSLNYRGHEEREIGFLHLIESTFPQVRVIGLREGHDDSERNYMQTRKLLEQHPDLAGIYNSGGGSDGVARAIVEARSEQKILFVGHGLTPDTRALLIDGTMDALITQTPQSMVGNCLRIFRNVREKREAMHDVKPVQFSIVLRENLP is encoded by the coding sequence ATGTCCGAACCGCTTCCTGGCGCCGACGCTAACCTCGCTGCACGAGCGCGCATTCCCGATATCGCGCGTGCCGCGGGGGTCTCTACCGCCACGGTGGATCGTGTGCTCAACGGTCGCGAGAACGTGCGCGCCGTCACTGCGCAACGTGTGCTGCAAGCGGCCGCGCAACTCGGTTATCTGCTCACGCCCAATGCGCCCGCCGTCACCGCGTCGAAGCCCATGCGAATAGCGTTTCTGTTGCCCGCCGGCACGAATCGCTACCTGCACATGCTCGGCGACTACATCGACTTCGCGCACGATCAGTGGAACGCGCTCGATATGAAATGCCGTGTGCACTACGTCGAGAGTTTCAATCCGAAGGAACTGGCCGACCGTCTGTTGCATTACGGACAGCGCGCGGATGGCGTGGTGTTCATGGCGCTTGAACATCCGCAAGTGCGAGACGCGGTAAATGCGCTCGCGGATCAGGGCGTGCCCGCTATCACGTTGATTTCGGATTTATCGAATGCGCGGCGGCTGGCTTATGTAGGTATCGACAACCGCTCGGCCGGGCGCACCGCGGCGCTATTGCTGGGGCGTTTCATGGGACCGCGCCCGAGCGGCAAGATCGCGATGCTCGCGGGCAGTCTCAACTATCGCGGGCACGAAGAGCGCGAGATCGGCTTTCTGCATCTGATCGAATCGACGTTTCCTCAGGTACGCGTGATCGGACTGCGTGAAGGACACGACGATAGCGAGCGCAACTATATGCAGACGCGCAAGTTGCTGGAGCAGCATCCCGATCTCGCGGGCATTTATAACAGCGGCGGCGGATCGGATGGCGTCGCGCGTGCGATTGTCGAAGCGCGTTCGGAACAGAAGATTCTGTTCGTCGGCCATGGCTTGACGCCGGATACGCGCGCGTTGTTGATCGATGGGACGATGGACGCGTTGATTACGCAAACGCCGCAGTCGATGGTGGGGAATTGTCTGCGGATTTTCCGCAACGTGCGGGAGAAACGCGAGGCGATGCACGACGTGAAGCCGGTGCAATTCAGTATTGTTCTGCGGGAGAACTTACCTTGA
- a CDS encoding Lrp/AsnC family transcriptional regulator, whose product MTTRNRPLDNQDRKIMRELQKNARLSNAELAELVGMSTTACWNRTRQLETEGYIRGYVALLDQQKLGFADVVLLEVTLDRHDDDALARFGAELATLSEVLEAYLVSGDYDYLVKVAVDGTAGYERFLREKLYKIAGIRHSRSMFALRCMKSIPSIAV is encoded by the coding sequence ATGACAACCCGAAATCGCCCACTCGACAACCAGGATCGCAAGATCATGCGCGAGTTGCAGAAAAACGCGCGTCTGAGCAATGCGGAACTGGCCGAGCTGGTGGGCATGTCGACCACCGCGTGCTGGAATCGCACGCGTCAGTTGGAAACGGAGGGATACATCCGCGGCTATGTCGCTTTGCTCGATCAGCAAAAGCTCGGTTTCGCGGATGTGGTGTTGCTGGAGGTCACGCTCGACCGTCACGACGACGACGCCCTCGCCCGCTTCGGCGCCGAACTCGCGACGCTGTCGGAAGTGCTCGAGGCGTATCTGGTGTCGGGCGACTACGACTATCTGGTCAAGGTGGCCGTGGACGGCACCGCGGGTTACGAGCGCTTTCTGCGCGAGAAGCTCTACAAGATTGCCGGCATCCGGCATAGCCGCTCGATGTTCGCGCTGCGCTGCATGAAGAGCATTCCGTCGATTGCGGTGTAG
- a CDS encoding TauD/TfdA family dioxygenase, with the protein MSNDIREAPAEIQLADTAFQRGRTRLPVMNAPADASDILDRGWHASIHEHLARDGGVLLRGFADMSIERFHEFAKSFGSPLLSYEFGSTPRSEVTKGVYSSTDYPAHQWIPQHNEQAYTTNWPMKIWFYCDVAPGDRGETPVADARAVYQGIDPALRERFANRKLMYVRNYGSGLDLSWQQVFNTEDTAVAEAYCRAHQIEWEWKEDGDLRTRQICQAVARHPRTGEDVWFNQAHLFHVSSLEDATREALLDLVEEEDLPRNVYYGDGTPIADAELDSVRAVYDAHRLDFAWQRGDVMMLDNMLLTHGRAPFSGPRRIVVAMAEAHGA; encoded by the coding sequence ATGTCGAATGACATCCGGGAAGCACCCGCTGAGATCCAGCTCGCCGATACCGCGTTCCAGCGAGGCCGCACGCGTTTGCCGGTCATGAACGCACCCGCCGACGCCAGCGACATTCTCGATCGCGGCTGGCACGCTTCGATCCACGAGCATCTCGCCCGCGACGGCGGTGTGCTGCTGCGCGGTTTCGCCGACATGAGCATTGAACGCTTTCACGAATTCGCCAAGAGCTTTGGCTCGCCACTGCTGTCGTACGAGTTCGGCTCGACGCCGCGCAGCGAAGTGACGAAGGGTGTCTATTCGTCGACCGACTATCCGGCGCATCAGTGGATTCCGCAGCACAACGAGCAGGCGTACACGACGAACTGGCCGATGAAAATCTGGTTCTACTGCGACGTCGCGCCTGGCGATCGCGGCGAAACACCGGTAGCCGACGCGCGCGCCGTATATCAGGGCATCGATCCCGCGCTGCGCGAACGCTTCGCGAATCGCAAGCTGATGTACGTGCGCAACTACGGCAGTGGACTCGATCTGTCGTGGCAGCAGGTCTTCAACACCGAAGACACGGCGGTCGCCGAAGCCTATTGCCGCGCGCATCAGATCGAATGGGAGTGGAAAGAAGACGGCGATCTGCGCACCCGGCAGATTTGCCAGGCGGTCGCGCGGCATCCGCGTACCGGCGAGGACGTGTGGTTCAACCAGGCGCATCTGTTTCATGTGTCGTCGCTGGAAGACGCGACGCGCGAGGCGCTGCTCGACCTCGTCGAAGAAGAAGATTTGCCGCGCAACGTGTACTACGGCGATGGCACGCCGATCGCCGACGCCGAACTCGATAGCGTGCGTGCGGTGTACGACGCGCATCGACTCGATTTCGCGTGGCAACGCGGCGACGTGATGATGCTCGACAACATGCTGTTGACGCACGGCCGAGCGCCGTTTTCGGGGCCTCGGCGAATTGTCGTGGCGATGGCGGAAGCGCACGGCGCGTGA
- a CDS encoding YbfB/YjiJ family MFS transporter, with the protein MPTKSLDAAVSATDSEAAHRLPTLMLAAALSLGSAIALGLARFAYALLLPSMKLDLGWSFAQAGAMNTANALGYLLGALAFPPLARRWSSGVLFGVGCAATTLLMAVSGLLADTHSLLALRVITGATSAAIFISGGVLAARLASARPHDAGLVLGLYYGGTGWGIVASSVLVPVTIINVAHGWQFAWFALAVACAAFAAVAIQAARKIERVHPAAHPATRATAHADAPRWPRFGLALAGYGLFGVGYIGYMTFIVALLRNAGMSAVVVTGFYLLLGVATVMSARIWSSLLDRMRGGQALAVLNALLAIATLLPALFTQPWVAFVSGVLFGATFLSAVASTTAFVRHNLPASHWAKGISAFTIVFAFGQIVGPMVIGWVSDGAGLARGLVYSALLLAAGAVLAACQKPLRATIK; encoded by the coding sequence ATGCCGACAAAATCACTCGACGCCGCCGTGTCCGCCACGGACTCCGAAGCGGCGCACCGTCTCCCGACCCTGATGCTTGCCGCCGCGCTCTCACTAGGCAGCGCGATCGCGCTGGGACTCGCCCGCTTCGCTTACGCGCTGCTATTGCCGTCGATGAAGCTCGACCTCGGCTGGAGCTTCGCGCAGGCCGGCGCGATGAACACCGCCAACGCGCTGGGCTATCTGCTCGGCGCGCTGGCGTTCCCGCCGCTCGCGCGCCGCTGGTCGTCGGGCGTCCTGTTTGGTGTCGGCTGCGCGGCCACGACGCTGCTCATGGCCGTCAGCGGCCTGCTTGCGGACACGCATTCGCTGCTTGCCTTGCGGGTGATCACCGGCGCGACCAGCGCGGCGATTTTCATCAGCGGCGGCGTGCTGGCGGCGCGTCTGGCGTCGGCGAGACCGCACGACGCCGGTCTCGTGCTCGGTCTGTACTACGGCGGCACGGGATGGGGAATCGTCGCGTCGTCGGTACTGGTGCCGGTGACGATCATCAACGTTGCGCACGGCTGGCAGTTCGCGTGGTTCGCGCTGGCCGTCGCGTGCGCGGCGTTCGCCGCGGTGGCGATTCAGGCGGCGCGCAAGATCGAGCGCGTACATCCCGCCGCCCATCCGGCGACGCGCGCAACCGCTCACGCCGACGCGCCGCGTTGGCCGCGTTTCGGCCTCGCGTTGGCGGGCTATGGCCTGTTCGGTGTCGGTTACATCGGCTATATGACGTTCATCGTGGCGCTGCTGCGCAACGCGGGCATGAGCGCGGTCGTCGTCACGGGGTTTTATCTGCTGCTCGGCGTGGCGACGGTGATGTCGGCGCGCATATGGTCCAGCCTGCTCGACCGAATGCGAGGCGGCCAGGCGCTCGCGGTGCTCAACGCGCTGCTCGCCATCGCGACCTTGCTGCCCGCGCTGTTTACTCAGCCGTGGGTGGCGTTCGTGTCCGGCGTGCTGTTCGGCGCGACCTTCCTGTCGGCCGTCGCGTCGACCACCGCATTCGTGCGCCACAACCTGCCCGCGAGTCACTGGGCCAAAGGCATCAGCGCGTTCACGATCGTCTTCGCGTTCGGGCAGATCGTCGGGCCGATGGTGATCGGCTGGGTCTCGGACGGCGCCGGTCTCGCGCGCGGGCTCGTCTACTCCGCGCTACTGCTCGCGGCCGGCGCGGTATTGGCCGCGTGTCAGAAGCCGTTGCGTGCCACTATCAAATGA
- a CDS encoding nitroreductase, with the protein MTTLDISRLEPALPATAKPGATATPHASAALEVLLSRQSHWPLTEPGPADAELDLIFDAALRAPDHGNLRPWRFVTIRGEARGALGDLLVDLASARSPEEPRSAHAHRRQKAFAAPLVIALGAAVTAHPKVPEIEQLLAAGAATMNMLNAIHALGYGGFWATGPDSYETRLHDALGFASNERLLGFLFVGTAKTPGQAPVRPSRSAHVREWLPSQPARN; encoded by the coding sequence ATGACCACGCTAGACATCAGCCGCCTCGAACCCGCACTTCCCGCGACCGCGAAACCCGGCGCCACCGCCACGCCCCATGCATCGGCAGCGCTCGAGGTGCTGCTGTCGCGCCAATCGCATTGGCCGCTCACCGAACCCGGCCCGGCCGACGCCGAACTCGATCTGATCTTCGACGCCGCGTTGCGCGCGCCCGATCACGGCAATCTGCGGCCATGGCGCTTCGTCACGATTCGCGGCGAAGCACGCGGTGCGCTCGGCGACCTGCTGGTCGATCTGGCCAGCGCGCGTTCGCCCGAGGAACCGCGCTCCGCGCACGCGCATCGGCGGCAAAAGGCCTTCGCGGCGCCGCTCGTGATCGCACTCGGCGCGGCCGTGACGGCGCATCCGAAAGTGCCGGAAATCGAGCAACTGCTGGCGGCCGGCGCGGCAACGATGAACATGCTCAACGCGATTCATGCGCTCGGCTACGGCGGTTTCTGGGCCACGGGACCGGACAGCTATGAAACGCGTCTGCACGACGCGCTGGGCTTCGCGTCGAACGAGCGTCTGCTCGGCTTTCTTTTTGTGGGCACGGCGAAAACGCCCGGTCAGGCACCGGTGCGGCCGTCGCGTAGTGCGCACGTGCGTGAATGGTTGCCATCGCAACCAGCCCGAAACTAA